Within the Erigeron canadensis isolate Cc75 chromosome 6, C_canadensis_v1, whole genome shotgun sequence genome, the region AGCAAGTATGATGATCACCATTTTCATGTCTTGATAAGTCTGATGAAAGCACATTTTAGCTATCGGGGTTATTAAAAATGCTACAGTTTATTATGCACATGCCTTAGTtccttctctctttttttttccgttgAGCATGCATAGCATACTGATACAAAATGCCGCAAAAGCCTTTTTAAGCTACCATGCTACTAGTATGAGAAGGATTTATCCTCATGTGTGCCCTTTTATATAGAAAACTAAGTTAAGTAGTTGTAACACAACCTAGAGAGAGAATCTGGGAAATTTTCTTCGTTAATATCAAATGTAAATGAACTACAACtagtatttaattatttatacaacaaactagactaatacatataacataattaGCATCACTTAGATGTACATGTTCATATCTACGAGTTGAAGAGATATCTGGAAATTTAATCGATAGTAGCTGAGGGAAATTTCAAGAAAACTAATCAAGAACTGAACCTGCATTGGCTTAAATTTCTGCATTCACTTTTCTGTTAGTTTTATGAATGCATGTGGACTCTTGACCGGTAGAACTTCACAGGTTTATGTTGATACGGTAGGAGATCCTGAAAAATACAGAGTTAAGCTTTCCGAGAGATTCCCATCTATTCAGTTTGTGGTTGCAAAGAAGGCTGATAGTCTCTATCCAGTTGTTAGTGGAGCAAGTATAGTTGCCAAGGTAAATTTCTATACCCCGAAGAGACTGGAACTCGAACTAAAGGTGAAAGTTTTGAGTCATTTATGGTTAAAGGGTAAATGTTGATGACCTGGCTTAGAACAAGAAACCAGTGAAAGTTGCGCATACCAAATGTATACAATCTTGTAAGTCATTTAAAATAGATTAATGTTTTGTTATTATAAAGTTCAGTGGAGAATataaaaaaagtgtttgtgggtCGGCCTAAGCTGACCTTACCCGGGGGTGTTTGGCTTGACAGTGAGATTTACTATGGATGTAGGTTTTAAATGGAAATGAGAATAGATACTTGCCATTTGTGCCTAAGTTGGTGAGTTGGATACCCATTTTGTAAATCCTACCCCATTATATTAACCAAACACTTGTAATAGGAATGAAAGTCACTCCCTCATTCCCATACTCATAAACAACACCCTAACTTGTACTAAAAAGTTATCATCTGTTCAGAACCCATGGGTTCAAAGGCTTTTTGGTGATCATCTTAGATCTGCCCAGGATTACAACCTACTTGATAATTCAGGTGACAAGGGACCGAGCATTGCAAAATTGGACGTTTGATGAAACTGCTGAAAATATGCATAGAAACTTTGGATCTGGATATCCTGGAGGTGAGAGAATTTAGTTTCTTACATTTTAAAGATAGCAAGCTTACTtctgttgttattattattattattgtttgtcTCGTTGGCATTAGTGACCGTCTCCAAATTAGTTTACTTGTCTAGTGATTACTTGCAATGAATTTTTATGCAGATCCCAGCACTAAAGACTGGTTAGAACATCATAAACACCCAGTATTTGGCTTCCCATCATTGGTTCGCTTTAGCTGGGGCACATGTAATGCATACGTCAAAGGCGGTGTTGAAGTGTTATGGTGAGCTCTCATTTCAATAATCAATTATCATCATCTTTGTTAGTAGCTTCTGAAGAGGTTACTATACCTACGTTCTTGTTATTACAGGGAAGCAGACAAAGAAGACGACGATGATGAATCCTCAAGTAAGACGCGCAAGCGGCAATCAAAGCTGAGTAATCTCGGTTTCACTGGAGTGAAGAGAAGAAGCGAAGATATTGAATCAAGCGGAAAAGGTCGATGCAAGTTTTTTCAATCTCGTAAACTCGAACAGCTCTCCCGTTTCTAACCACAAGACATCCGTATGGCGCCATAAAGTCAGATGATATTGTATTTGTGCCAACTCTTCCAGAACTTTGCATTTTCCTTATCAATTCCattgtctttttatatatatagttttttcatCGTTGCATTTTGCCTGAACCTATTTTGAATGGTTGGGGAGATATGAAGTGTGCACTTCAATGTTTATCTGATAATACTCGATAAACACCAAAGTTTATTAACAAAATGAAACATAAAAGGCCATACAAAAATCAAAAGACAAAAGCTAACTAAAATAAGCTTGAATGTCTTTGACAATTATATTAATGATTGTTAttcaaagaaaaatgatcatttaaagaaaaaacaattaaaaccaTTTATTTAACAGCTCATCAAAGTCCCAGTCTTCCTTGAAATCAATTCCACCGTGTAGGGATGAGCATGGGTCAAAATCTGGCCCGACATTGACATTGGCATTTGAAGGTTCACCCACTATAGGAACACTATTATTCCACCCTAGTACAGAAGAATTATTCGAGCCAATTTCAGATACATTATTCGAGCCGATTTCAGAAGCATTATTCGAGTCAATCTCAGACATGTTGGAAGTAGAGAAGAACCTCGGGGCTGTCTTGATCATCATGGGGTCAAGATCTGGCCCGACATTGACATTGGCATTTGAAGGTTGACCAAGCATAGGAACAACATTATTATTCCACCCTAATAAAGAAGGATTAATTGAGCAGATTTCAGAAGCATTATTCGAGCCAATCTCAGACATGTTGGAAGCAGACAAGAACATCGGGGCTGTCTTGATCATCATGGGGTCAAAATCTGGCCCGACATTGACATTGGCATTTGAAGGTTGACCAAGCGTAGGAACACCATTATTATTCCACCCTAATACAGAAGGATTATTTGAGCCAATTGCAGAAACATTATTCGAGCAGATTTCAGAAGCATTATTCGAGCAAATCTCAGACACGTTGGAAGTAGACAAGAACCTCCGGCCTGTCTTGATCATCATGAGTTCATCTGCCCTTGTCTCCACTTTCTTCCTTAATTCCACCAGTGACGAAAGATATTGTTCCAACTCAACCACATCATTCATCTCTTCAACGGGCTCTTCATACCACTTGGCTCCACTTTGGCTAACCGGAACCTTCACTTTACGTTTCTTCTCTATCTCTAACTCCCTAGAAACCTGCACATAATGCTGATTATATTCATCAATTGCCAAAGGGGGTACCGAATGCTGAGTAACTGCATTATTCTTATTGTTATCATGACCAAGATAGCGGTCTATGAGGACGTCTGCATTGGGATGACCAAATGCAAAAACCTTCTCACCAGGAGACTTAACCAGAATAGCGACTCGGGCACCAGTCAAAACACAAAGTTCTGATGCCTTCTTGAACAGTCCGGTTCTACGTTTAGAGAAAGCTACTTGcctagttttgtttttttcaatttttttgattACTATCTTTCTCTTGCCTTTGggcattttgttgttgttgatgctACTGTGATTAATCATGGAAGAGATATTAATTATGGGTGTTTTGTTTGATCGATCATAGGTTAAAAGAATGTATAATATGGGAGTATTTATAAGCAAAACCTCAAAATAAGATTTTGGAGATCTTATTTTCTTTGGAAATATATTTAGGACAAAAATATGTATGGTTAGTTTTCTGTTATATTGTTAGAAATTTTGTTATGCTCTAAACCAACTATAACTAAAATTGGTTTTTTGAAAgagaaatcatttttttaaatacatttatttcATCGACACacattattattagtattattataataaaacatcattttcatgttattattattattaatttattattgtatataccgaatataaaaacatataaattccgtttttaacaaatataaaaaaatgatatttctaAAATATCATAGCCTAAAGATGGATATCGTATCGTGTAGAAAGACATATAACTACATGGtagtttatatagttaatatcTTCATTTATtctcaataaataaataaatgtaaccACTTCCGATGTACTCGTAataggaaaaaatatataaaaaaaaaatgggttaaaGAATATAAGGTCAGGCCCAATAAACAAAGCCCACAAAACAGAACCAACCAAAGTTCGGCCTTGTAAAAACAAAACCCTAGTTATAAATAGACCCCAAACCCAGAAAATGTTTACATAAGCGCAACTTCTCTTTGCAAACAAACcctagcagcagcagcagcagcacaCTTCCTCTTTACAGATCAAGACTTGATGGtaactttctttattttcattcaccatttttctttttattataattataaaaaacattaaagtGATTTTAATTAATGTTCAGGCTCCAAAGAAGGAAAAGGCTCCTCCACCGTCATCTAAGCCCGCCAAGTCCGGTGGTGGAAAACAGAAGAAGAAggtcatttttcatattttaatttaaatcaatgtttttttttttttttatcttattttatatattgttagaTTTAGCTTAGTTATGCATTTTCATAGTTTTATATAGAAATTTAGTATTATTTAGATCCATGTAAACATATATCTTACAGATgagtttattttgaaaatgatGTTCTAGTTGGTTATTTTTAGGATGGGGGCCTTATTTTCATAATATCTTATTATTGCTTAAGCTAATAAGATGTCATGGTAAATCTTATTTTTGCAACATTCTTTCATGCGTAAAGCTAAGAGCTTTTaattcaacataaaaaaaaatatgtttgcCCAATCACCCTCAAATACTTTTGGCTTTGGATTATATGCTTGTCGGTTAGCGTGTTTATGTTGGTTGTTCGGTTTGTTATTGAATCATCAGTTGGCTAGGTATGCATTGCGGTAACAATCGTAACATATTGGCACGTTGTATCCGTAAAAGTTGGCTTATTGATTTTTTAGGTAAAGCAAGAACCTTTATGTAgcgatacttgatacttatgaaTTCTACAATGTTTTGGAGTTGTTAAAAGGCAGAAGGCTATTATATAAGAGTAGGAACTTTTGGCGGGTTGGTGTTTTATGTTGGAACTTTTGACTAGTAATTTTTATTCCTTGTTGTTTGAATGACAGAGtgttgtaataataataattaaacaataACTAAAGATTGTTCTTGTATTGGTTTTACAGAAGTGGAGCAAGGGAAAGCAAAAGGAGAAGGTGAACAACATGGTTCTCTTTGACAAGGCCACCTATGACAAGCTTCTTACCGAAGCACCAAAGTTCAAGCTCATCACTCCTTCCATCTTATCCGACAGACTTAGGGTACCCTTTATTTTTGCTCCCATTTTTCTTACACCCGCAATTTCTGTGGATTATGAATGTGTTATTACTTGTATTTAAACATTTTTCTGAAAATGTGGGAAAAAGAAATCAAATAAGTTGCTTTTCAATGTAAATCATTACATCCTCACATAGTCACATCACATAACAGCTAATATTAACGATAAGAATCAAGCTTACTTAGCATTCTAAAAGATCGTTCTATCGTATTAGTTCACATGCTTACAAAGTTATCTTACATTGCATTTACTTTGTGTTGCTGTAGATCAATGGATCTTTGGCACGAAAGGCAATCAAGGATTTGATGGCAAGAGGTGCGATTAGGATGGTGTCTACACATGCCAGTCAACAAATCTACACCAGGGCCACTAATACTTGAGAGAAATGTTAGGGGTTACTTGTTTTCTTGAGACAATGTTGAAGCATGATTTTCTTGTTTTCTCCCTCTAGTTTTCTTTATTGTAAGATTGAGTACCTTTTTTTGCCATCTTAAAAGGCCTCCAATGCTATATTATCAGACTTAGTTGTGCATCTTTGTCTCTTTGACTAGAAAGTCATGattagttttacttttttttattgtcatatactcgtattaatgGTATTCATCATATCTTTGAATCTGTTGTGCATCATGCTCGATATTCTGTTGCTATACAGATAATCTGTGCAATTTGTACATAATTTCATGaaatgtttttggttttttgttttgaatCGTTATGTTGAAATGGTCAATCGATTTTGGGTTTGGAATATTTGCCACATATACTCAAAACCAACCCTCTGGACTGGAGATCTGTAGAAAGTTACAAAGCTGCTGTTATCTCATATTATTTTGATAGTGAAATGATCCAATAACATACAGCTTGACCGAGGCTTGTCATACGATAATCTTTTCATGGCTGGTTGTTTGAAACTTAGAATAATATGTATGTGCTGCATCAATACACCAACcgatctctgatttcttgacttTGGAATGGTTGCTCAGCTTTAATCAATGAAGTGCTTGCTAAGCGGTGCgtaacaaatttatttattacaagtCGTTTTCTTTGTTGGTTGGCGTGGTGAAAAGGCTGCATAAAACATGCAAAGAAGTTGTAAAACAAGATCAATAGGaagcaaaatttctttttttaaaaataattaattactcTACATTATTTAAGGAGCAGTACTCTTACTACTATAACATCTAAAAAAGCCCAACAAACTGTATTCGAAAGTAGAAATAGAAAGAAGAATGACTTCCTTGTGCAGCACGTGTCCACCAACGCTCCTTACCCCGCAATCCTCACGCCAGGCCAAACTCTTCGGCAGAAGTATTAAACATCAACAGCTGATTCTACGTAGAGGCGTGGGAGTTATTAGAGCCGAGAAAGGGACAGCAGTTACAGCGACTGATGACCAGCGGCTAAAGAAAGGAATAGCAGATTTCTACGATGAATCATCAGGAATATGGGAGAATATATGGGGAGAACACATGCATCACGGCTTCTATGATCCAAACGCTAGTGTACGACTCTCTGATCATCGCTCTGCTCAGATTCGTATGATCGAAAGATCACTCCTCTTTGCCTCTGTTCctggtatatatttatatagttgcaTCTATATTTTTTAGTGTTCCACAAATCCTGTCCATCAAGATTGAGTATTGTTGCTCTCGTTATTCTGTACGAGGTGTTATTTGGTGAAATGAGCAACTTTACTTGCAGAGGAACCTTTAAAGAAACCAAGAAGCATAGTTGATGTTGGTTGTGGCATTGGAGGTAGCTCAAGGTTTTTATCGAAAAAATATGGAGCTGAATGTTATGGCATTACTCTTAGTCCTGTTCAAGCCGAGAGAGCTCGGGCTCTTGCTGATACCCAAGGATTATCCGACAAggtttgtaatttttattagtTTACCCTTAGCGGTCTTGTATATGATGTTCACGTGTCGTGGTGATGATGAATTGGTATAATTAGGTTCCTCGTCGACCAAAGGGTCTTTGGCCCGGGGATAAATATATGTGGATGTGTGTGATAACCTGCATTTCTGTAACGAAAAAAAGATGTTGCTGTCTAACATCAATCTTTATAAAATCAATTCAACCCCGAAATAAATCAAGTGTAATGTCCAAGAATAGCAGAGTTAGCATTCTTATTCCGGATATCTTTACAAGAAATATGGGCATACAGTTGTTGAACTAACCATGATGAATAATAAGCAGGTCTCATTTCATGTCGCGGATGCTTTGAACCAGCCATTTCCTGATGGAAAGTTTGATCTGGTTTGGTCCATGGAAAGTGGAGAGCACATGCCCGATAAACTAAAGGTTGCTTCAGTCAAAGTTCAATTTATCAAGTATACAGGCATATGGCACATGTTTGAATGAATCCCCTTGTACTTTCTCGATATTTTTTATGCTAATTCTCGGTTTCTTGATCAACAGTTCGTAAGCGAGTTGGCTCGAGTGGCTGCCCCTGGTGCCACAATAATTATAGTCACATGGTGCACAGAGATCTTAACCCTACCGAAGAGTCCCTGCGACCAGATGAAACAAGGCTTTTGGACAAGATTTGTGATGGATTTTATCTTCCTGCTAGGTGTTCTACTGCTGACTATACAAATTTATTGGAATCCCTCTCTCTTAAGGTACATTCCGCCATGTTCACGAGTCAACGCATTTACTAGAACATTATTTAGTTCATATTAACATGAACTATTTGGCTTAAAATGCGTCAAAGTCAATGGCTAAACCTACAGCAATAAATCTTGAGCTCTTTTTCTCAGGATATCAAGACAGAAGATTGGTTTGACAATGTTGCTCCATTTTGGCCAGCTGTGATAAAGTCTGCACTAACATGGGATGGCCTAACTTCATTGCTACAGAGTGGTAACTGGGTTTTACTCTCTTCCGAGTATAATGGGAAATTTTTAATCCACCTAACCTAATAGccatgacatgtggaaaaatcatgggtcaagattaggaaagagaattagtggataacacATGTCACTTTCTTATCCTTTTAGGAGAATTTTAGGCTAATCTTTAGGAGAAGTGGAGGTCAATATGGGGTATGTTTATCTCTGACGGGTCAATTGGGTTAAGCTAAACAATTCAACTAAAATGTAAAAAGCATacaagtcaaatgggttgatcTGGGTTGAAAATCAGCCAAGGTGTAATAAAATGCTTAAAATGGGTTGAACTTTCTATTGCTTATATCTATACTAGTATTGCTTTTATAATCAGATTTTGATTAAAACCAGAGACTTGGTTATTTTGACCTGAACCAGTTATGGCTAGTTACCGAACagcccattttgccacttcCGTTTGTCAGAGTGTCAAGCCTAATAACTGGTAAGAAAGGGATTCTATCATCAATCCCAACCCTTCCAAAGGTGATAGAGACTTGTTGCACCAGGGTCACTCTTTGTAGTTCTTATGTTGTTGGGTAGTGAACAGGTATTTTACTTTCTTCATTCTTAAAATTGATTCGATAATAGGATGGAAGACAATTAAAGGTGCACTAGTAATGCCATTGATGCTTGAAGGATTGAAGAAGGGTGAATCCAATCATCAATCATTACATGTAAAAAGCCTGAATAAGTGATGCCACAATGTCAATATGTATGTACGTTCAGATTAAGATAAACGCTTATTTCTGCCATGTTGGTAGCTAAACAATATAGACGAAATTCAAAAGCAGTTATGCACTGTGCAACTAAAATCATGTttataactaaaattaaaatgGGTTGTACTTTCCATTGCTTACTAATTCTGGCATGATTTATTTTCTCAGGAAACTGTTTCTATGTTTAactatatagaaaaaaaaattagcttCAAAAGGTAGAAACCTATTAGGTTATAAAGATTTTCTCCAGTTTAaatcttaaaaacaaaaaggtAAAGATGTTGCATGggttttttaaaacattaaatatatttttagtatttaaGATAATATTctgataaaattttaatttcagCAATTTTGTAGTGATGTAACAAtcgtttcaaaaaaatttaccaTACAATCAAACAAAAGATTCAGCATCAATATTTTCATACTAAAATCAGTTAACTCATACTACAATTTGAGAGAGCATTTTGATGAAGAACTGTTGTCATCATCAATAGTAGATTGACATGCACATGGCTCTAACTTAAGAGTTGAAATCAACCAATATTTCATATACAAATAAAATGcaacaaataaaattaatgCAAAACGACATGGTTTGTATAAGCGACAATTTCATCGAGGGGGGGACTTTCTCTGATTCAAATGGGCTCGGAACCCTGGACTTGGTCAACAAAAGGTCGTACATGAATATAAAACCAATCATGTTTATATCTTACACAGATAGcttaaacatattttttgcAAGTAAATATTTGTCAGTTAGAACTCAAGTGCACTAGTAAATTACTGGGATCATAGCTTCTACTTGTGGTACTTTGGCATGATCACAATAGCAGTAAAATTAAGATAAACGTTTATCAAAACAACTGCAGTATGCTTATGAGAACAAAAGGATACCCAAAAAAGATGCATTATCACAATCACTAGTTTACAAAAATGCAGGACAATTGTTTTGcaaaataataaacattaataaaatCTGGTTTGTTGTTAACAAATCAAAAGAATCATATAATGCATGTCAAGCGATGCAGATACGACATTCTAAAATCAAGTATCTAAACTCACCTTAAAAGGTGAGCCCACCTTGAGGaaactttctttcaattttCCGGACCCTTTGAGGGGGCCAGATAATGTGTGTAACCCTTCCACGAATTAAGCCCAACGGAATCTGTAAAAAGAAGTATGTATGAATTAACTTCTTGCTGGAACCCCACTAACATCCTATgtatctatattatttttatctacaCGAGCATGATCATCGTAAGAAATTATAAAGAAGCCAAAATACCGGGCCAAAGGATCGGGAGTCCATGCTGTCAGATGGATTGTCTCCTTCAACCCAACAATGTCCTTCCGGAATCTTGACAGCATCATATGATAGAGGAACATTGATCCAGTCACCTGGCATGGCAGTTATACGTTTTATGTTCTTCTCTGTGTAACTATTTGGGGAGCTGCAAAAAGATACAAGCTATCAAAATTTTGGCTAGGAAGAGAAGATTGCCGTTATCTAAAATTTAGGAATCCATGTGGATGTTGCCACAAAGTCACAAACTTATACTACCAATATTCTTTATCCTGTGGCATTATTGTAAAACTTAATGTAGTTCTTAACATATACTAAAACTTTAACAATCCACATTATGTCTGTTATTAATTAGTCCCCTTTCACCCAAATACTCAACCCATAAACAAACTAAAGCTATTAAAGAGTCCATAAACAATGTTGCGTAAATGAAGGTACCTAATATAATAcagtataaataaaaagacataTGAAAGTAACGAAAGCCGAACTGAGCTAATACCAGAAAACTACAACATCACCATGTGAGAATTTGTAATCCGTCAGACAACGTTTCTCCACCAATACATGGTCATCTGCAGACGAACCATGGACTcgataaaacaaagataaactaAGCATACAACAACCTGCCTaagttttctttgaaaaagcaACGTACCGGTTAACAATCCCAAAGGAGCGTTGTTGGGAGGATTCAACGTGGGTGACATAGACAAACCTCTTATATGGACAACACTTGCAAAACGGTCGGATATCGTAAGACCTATTAACCCAAATGTGAAAGATGATTTGCAAAATTTCCAGAGAAAACTCGCGCCTCGCATATTTGTATCGAACTAACAGATTAAGCTCAGCATAATCTATCAGTCATTCAGTCTGCAATAATAAATCAACACACTAACGATTAACCAGCTATAccttaaaaatataatctttatTGTTTGCAACTAATTCTTTGATTTCTATACATTTTCTTATGACAATGTGAGCCCTCTAAGTTTACTTGGTACGGCCTtactgaaaaataaaataaaaaatgtcacTTCAACATCACACTGGGAACCACGTTGTATCCACTTTTTAACCGCTTTGACTCACACTGACAtatatcatattaattaattataaaaagggGGGGATAATAAGGGAGAGAATACGTACTTTAATTTGTGGCGGGGCTGCCGGCCGGGTGTGGTAAAGGTGCCGCCGTATTTGTTGTGTGTATCGGATTTCCTAATCGACTTATATCGAAAAATACACTTAACCCACATCAATATTAGTTTAGTTATTACTTTTACCCTCTAGGACCTTGTTAATTACAAACATGCCCCACGATTATTCTTGTTTTAGTGGGTGTTTGgcctagtttttatttttttggcttATGCTTTTCTTTTGTAAGCAACTTCTTGCTTATAAGCTTATAAGATTTACTTCAATGTTTGGATTAGTTTATAATAGCTTTTTTTACATAGTTTAAGGCTTTTGTTACAAAAGCTTTGGTGGGGAGATTTCTCAAAATTGACTTATATAAGCCATAAAAGCTAATACAAACATTAAAATGGCTTctttgtaagaaaaaaaaagctaaaaaccCTTGAAAAAAAGCTAGCCctagttttttgatttttatgaaCTGTCTTTATAAATTGGGACATTagagtatatttatatatagtttatttttgttataaaactTAATTACAATATTTAGTGTTCAAGCATTCCAACATTTTCATagttatatagataaatattttataaattaacatGGTATTCACGTATTACAACAAATACCACTCAAGTTGATGgcaaatttaatataaatatgttgCT harbors:
- the LOC122605455 gene encoding ribonuclease H2 subunit A, with product MGSESDEIHEWASTPCIMGIDEAGRGPVLGPMVYGCLYCPLSYKKTLSTLEFADSKTLKEEKREELFESLKGDQTIGWAADVIDPRELSAKMLRKNKINLNEISHDSAMGLVKKVLGMGYLLTEVYVDTVGDPEKYRVKLSERFPSIQFVVAKKADSLYPVVSGASIVAKVTRDRALQNWTFDETAENMHRNFGSGYPGDPSTKDWLEHHKHPVFGFPSLVRFSWGTCNAYVKGGVEVLWEADKEDDDDESSSKTRKRQSKLSNLGFTGVKRRSEDIESSGKGRCKFFQSRKLEQLSRF
- the LOC122604840 gene encoding agamous-like MADS-box protein AP3 → MPKGKRKIVIKKIEKNKTRQVAFSKRRTGLFKKASELCVLTGARVAILVKSPGEKVFAFGHPNADVLIDRYLGHDNNKNNAVTQHSVPPLAIDEYNQHYVQVSRELEIEKKRKVKVPVSQSGAKWYEEPVEEMNDVVELEQYLSSLVELRKKVETRADELMMIKTGRRFLSTSNVSEICSNNASEICSNNVSAIGSNNPSVLGWNNNGVPTLGQPSNANVNVGPDFDPMMIKTAPMFLSASNMSEIGSNNASEICSINPSLLGWNNNVVPMLGQPSNANVNVGPDLDPMMIKTAPRFFSTSNMSEIDSNNASEIGSNNVSEIGSNNSSVLGWNNSVPIVGEPSNANVNVGPDFDPCSSLHGGIDFKEDWDFDELLNKWF
- the LOC122605531 gene encoding mitochondrial inner membrane protease subunit 2-like encodes the protein MRGASFLWKFCKSSFTFGLIGLTISDRFASVVHIRGLSMSPTLNPPNNAPLGLLTDDHVLVEKRCLTDYKFSHGDVVVFCSPNSYTEKNIKRITAMPGDWINVPLSYDAVKIPEGHCWVEGDNPSDSMDSRSFGPIPLGLIRGRVTHIIWPPQRVRKIERKFPQGGLTF
- the LOC122603756 gene encoding 40S ribosomal protein S25-like translates to MAPKKEKAPPPSSKPAKSGGGKQKKKKWSKGKQKEKVNNMVLFDKATYDKLLTEAPKFKLITPSILSDRLRINGSLARKAIKDLMARGAIRMVSTHASQQIYTRATNT